Below is a window of Variovorax sp. TBS-050B DNA.
CCCAGGTCGAGCACCAGCGCATCGTGCTCGCGCTGCTGCAGCGCCCGGTCGGCCAGCCGGCCGTCGTCGACCCATTCGACCTGGATGCCCGCATGCTCGAGCGCCTTGCTGAGCCAGGTGCCCAGGGTGTGTTCGTCTTCGACCAGCAGGATGCGCATGGGGGGTGATCCTAGGGCCGGAAGGCGGGATCGGACAGCCGAACGCAGAAGTCGCGAAGAGTTCGCAGAAGACGCAGAAGCAGGATCGAAAGATCTTTTGGGATTCCTTCTGCGACTTCTGCGCGACTTTTGTATTTCTTCTGCGTTCGGCTGCCCGTTCCCGCCTTCAATCCGGCTTGATGTTGGCCCTGGCGATGACCTTCTGCCAGCGCGCCTGCTCGGCCGCGATGAACTGCGCGAACTGCTCGGGCGTGCCGCCCACGGCCTCGGCGGCGTCGGCCGTCAGCCGCTGCATCGCGTCGGGCGACTTCACGGCCTTCATCGTCTCGGTCGAGAGCTTCGCGAGGTGCGCGGGCTCGATGCTCGCGGGCGCGAGCATGCCGTACCACTGCGTCATCTCGAAGCCCGGGAAGCCCTGCTCGGCCACCGTCGGCACGTCGGGCAGCTGCGCCAGGCGCCTGGCCGAGCCGGTGGCGATGCAGCGCACCTTGCCGGCCTTGATGAAGGGGATGATCGCCGCCGCGCCGATGGCCGAGGCGTCGAGCCGGCCCGAGAGCAGGTCGGTCACCATCGGCCCGGTGCCGCGGTAGGGCACGTGCAGCATGAACACGCCGGCCGTCATCTTCAGGTACTCGAAGGCCAGGTGCCCCGCGCTGCCGTTGCCCGCCGAGCCGTAGCTGAGCTTGCCCGGCTTCGACTTGGCATAGGCGATGAACTCCTTGAGGTTCTGCGCCGGCACGTCGGGATGCACCACGTACAGGCTCGGCACCTTCGCGAGCAGGCTCACCGGCTTGAAGTCCTTGTTCGGGTCGTAGGGCAGCTTCGGGAAGATGTAGGGATTGACGGCCAGCGTGCCGATGTGGCCGAGGATCAGCGTGTGCTGGTCGTTCGCACGCGCCACCTCGCTCATCGCGATGTTGCCGGCCGCGCCGGGCTTGTTGTCGACGAACACGCTCTGGCCCAGCGTGCGCGAGAGTTCGGCGGCGGTCGAGCGCGCCACGATCTCCGAGCTGCCGCCGGGCGCGAAGGGCACGACGAAGCGCACCGACTTGCTGGGCCACGCGGCCTGGGCCGAGGCCAGCGGGGGCAGCAGGCCGCCGAGCGCGAGCGCCGAGCCCTGCTGCAGCCAGCGGCGGCGCGTGGGCGAGGCATCGTGGAAGAGGTGGTCGGTGAAGGGGTGGGGCATGGCGAGCGTCTCCGTCTTGGTGTTCGAGAAGCCGGCATCGTGCGCGCGCGATGCTGTCGGAATGCTGTCAGATCAGGTTGCGCATCGCCTGCGCCGTTTCGCGCAGCACCGGCAGCACGCGCGCCACGGCATCTTCGGAGCTTTCGTGGCCCATCGGCATCGTGATGTTGAGCGCACCCACGAGCGTGCCGTGCCGGTCGCGCAGCGGCACCGCGATACCGCGCGAGTTGAGGTCGAGCTGCTGCTCCGACAGCGCCCAGCCCTGGGCCCGGATGCGCGCGAGCTCGAGCTTCATGCGCTCCATGCTCGCGATGGTGTGCGAGGTGAAGACCGTGAGCTGCCGGGTCGCGAGCCAGTCGGCGATCTCGGCCTCGCTGCGCAGCGCGAGCATCAGCATGCCGGAGGCCGTGACCTGCGCCGGCACGCGCGCGCCGAGCACGTAGCCGGTGCTCATGCTGCGGTTGGGGCCGTTGCGCGCGATGTAGACCACCTCGTCGCCGTCCATCACGCTGAGGTAGGCGATCTCGTTGGTGCCGGCCGCCACGCGCTGCAGGAAGGGCTGCACCACGCGCGGCAGCCGCGCCGACTCGAGGTACGACTGGCCCAGCCGCAGCACGCGCGGCGTGAGCCAGAACAGCTTGCCGTCGCTCGCGACGTAGCCCATGTGCTGCAGCGTCAGCAGGTAGCGCCGCGCGGCGGTGCGGGTCATGCCGGTGCGCTCGCCGGCTTGGCTGGCGGTCAGGCGGGGGTGCGCGTCGTCGAAGGCCTCGATGATGCTCACGCCGCGTTCCAGGCCTGCGATCCAGTCGCGCTTGTCAAGGCCGGCGGGGGGGGGTGCGTCGTCCGCGGGTGGTTTTGCCATGGTGTTAACCCTAGGTTTGATCGATCGTCGATTAATCGAGATCGATTATCGAACGTTTGGGCGGCTTGGCGGCTGCGCGGTCGGCGCGATGGGACTATAAAGCCCTGCATCGGCCCGTCCATAGGGCGATTGACGAACGGAAGCAAGCCCATGAGCCACTCCATCAACGGCAGCACCCAGGCCTACCTGATCCCTGGCGATCCGGTGCGCAACGTGCGGCTGCCGCGCATGTTCAACGCGGCCTTCGAGCGCTTCGGCATCGATGCGGTGCTGGTGCCGGTGCAGGTGCCGCTGCGCGACTTCGCGGTGTTCTTCAAGGCCGCCTTCCTCGCGCGCAACGTGCTCGGCATGGTGATCGCGCCGCCGCACAAGCCGATGGCGGTCGACCTGCTCGACGGCTGCGGCCTCTTCGGCCGCGTGGCGGGCTCGGTCAACGTGGTGCGCCGCATCGAGAACAACGAACTCGAGGGCGACCTGTTCGACGGCGAGGGCCTGATCGGCGCGCTCGATCACTACAACATCCCGTTCCGCGGCAAGCGCGTGCTGATCCTCGGCGCGGGCGTGAGCGCCGCGGCCATCGGGGTGGCGCTGGCCGAAGGCGGCACCGTCGACGGCGCCGAGCACATCGCCTTCTACGACACCTCGGCCGGCCGGGCCGCCGGCGTGGCGGCCAAGCTCGACGCCTTCTTCGACGCCAGCGTGACCGCGGTCGAGAGCAACGCGCCCGAGGGCTACGACCTCGTGATCAACGCCACGCCGCTCGGGCTGGTCGAGGGCGATGCGCTGCCGCTCGACGTGTCGCGCATGGACAGCCATGCGGCGCTGTTCGACATCCTGCTGCGCAACCAGCCCACGCCGCTGGTGCAGGCGGCGCGCGCGCGCGGGCTCAATGCGCAGGCGGGCTTCGAGATGCTGATCCAGCAGATGCCGCACTACTTCCGCTACTTCGGCCACCTCGACGCGGCCGCGGCCATGCAGGCCGATGCGGACTTCCTGCGCGAGATCATCTATCCGAGCGCGATGCGCGACGAGATCGCCCATCCGCTGCGCTACCGCTCGGCCAACGTCGCCTGACGCCCTTCTTTTTCTCCGAGAACCGACGACCACCTTCATGCTTTCCGGCAAGACCACCCTCATCGCCCACCTGGGCTATCCGACCGAGGCCTTCAAGGCGCCGATGATCTACAACCCCTGGTTCGAGAAGCAGGGCATCGACGCGATGGTGGTGCCGATGGGCGTGAAGCCCGAGGACTACGCGGCCTCGCTCGCGCAGATCTTCCGCTTCTCGAACCTGCGCGGCGCGCTCGTCACCATGCCGCACAAGGTCACGACCATGGCGCTGGTGGACGAGGTCACGCCCACGGCGCGCATCGCGGGCGCCTGCAACGCGATCCTCAGGCGGCCCGACGGCACGCTGCTGGGCGACCAGTTCGACGGCGCCGGCTTCGTGCGCGGCGTGGAGCGCAAGGGGCGCCTGTTCAAGGGCACGCGCGTGCTGGTCTCGGGCGCAGGCGGCGTGGGTTCGGCCATCGCGGCTTCGATCGCCGCGGCCGGCGCGGCGGAGCTGATGCTCTTCGATGCCAACCCGGCCTCGGCCGAGGCGCTCGCCGCGCGGCTGCGCGAACACCATCCGCAGATGAAGGTCGCCACCGGCGCGAAGGACCCGGCGGGCTTCGACGTGATCGTCAATGCGACGCCGCTCGGCATGAAGGACGACGACCCGCTGCCCTTCGACGTGGACCGGATCGACCCCGGTACCTTCGTCGGCGAGGTCGTGATGAAGACCGAATACACGCCGCTGCTGCAGGCCGCGAAGGCCAAGGGCTGCGCGGTGCAGGTCGGCACCGACATGCTGTTCGAGATGATCCCGGCGTACCTCGAGTTCTTCGGCTTCGGCACCGCCTCGCCGGACGAGCTGCGGGCGGTGGCGCGGCTGAGCTACTGACATGAAATACGGGCAGCCGGACGCAGAAGTCGCAAAGGTCTCGCAGAAGTCGCAGAAGTAAATCCAAAAAAATGATTCCGGTTTCTTTTGCGGCTTCTGCGTGATTTTTGTATTCCTTCTGCGTTCGGCTGTCCGATCCCGTATTCGCCTTAACCGTCGCTTCCAACCATGAGCATCTTCGAAGGTTTTCTTTCCACGTCCGAGACGCTCGGCGCCTTCAGCGACCGCGCCTTCGTCGACGCGATGCTGCGCTTCGAGGCCGCGCGCTCTCGCGCGCCCAGGCCGCCGAGGGGTTGATCCCCGAGAGCGCGGCGCATTCCATCGTCGGCAGCTGCAAGGTCGAGCTGTTCGATGTCGCCAAGATCGTGCGCGAGAGCGGGCGCGCCGGCAGCGTCGCGATTCCGCTCGTCAAGGCGCTGCGCGAGGCGGTGGGCCTGTTCAACGCCGAGGCCGCGCCCTTCGTGCATTTCGGCAGCACCAGCCAGGACGTGATCGACAGCGCGATGGCGCTGGTCACGCGCGAAGCGGTGGCGCTGGTCGAGGCCGACCTCGCCAAGGCGGCCGGCGCGCTGCTGCGGCTCGCGGTGCAGCATGCCGAGACGCCGATGCTCGCGCGCACGCTGATGCAGCCGGCCTCGGTCACCAGCTTCGGCTTCAAGTGCGCGGGCTGGGCGGCGCCGCTGGTGCGCAGCCGCGTCCGCCTGCGTGCGGCGGCGAGCCATGCGCTGCAGCTGCAGCTGGGCGGCGCGGTCGGCACGCTGGCGCAGATGAAGGGGCAGGGCGCGGCGGTGCGCAGGCGCATGGCCGCCGAACTCAAGCTCGGCGATCCTGGCGCGACCTGGCACACGCAGCGCGACGAATGGGTGGCGCTCGGCTGCGAACTCGGCCTCCTCACCGGCAGCCTGGGCAAGATCGCGGTCGACATCGCGCTGCTCGGGCAGTACGAGGTCGGCGAAGTCACCGAGCCCAGCGAGCCCGGCCGCGGCGGCTCGTCGGCGATGCCGCACAAGCGCAACCCGGTGGCCTCGATGGTCGCGATCGCCGCCGCGCACCGCGCGCCGCAGCGCGTGGCCGCCTTGCTCGGCGCGATGCCGCAGCAGCACGAGCGCGCCCTCGGCGCCTGGCAGGCGGAGCTGGCCGAATGGCCGCAGCTCTTGATGTCGGCGCACGGCAGCGTGCGTGCGATGGCGGCCGCATTGCCGGGCCTGCAGGTGGACGCCGCGCGCATGCGCGCCAACATCGACCGGCTGCGCGCCGAGCTGCCGCGCAGCGCCGCCGACGAATGGTTCGATCCGGCGCTCGCCGCCGGGGCCGGGCAGACCGCGCGCGCCGAAGCCGAGGCGCTCCAGGCCCAACTCTCAGACAAGGAACTCTCTGCATGACCGCACCCGAACAACCGGGCTCCGCCGACTACGAAGCCGGCCTCGTCAACCGCCGCCGCGTGCTCGGCGATGCCTGGGTCGACCGCTCGCTCGCGAACCGCAACGCCTTCAACGCCGAGTTCCAGGAACTCATCACGCGCCATGCGTGGAACGACATCTGGGGCCGGCCCGCGCTCGGCGACAAGACGCGCCGCTTCATGGTGCTGTCGATGATGCTCGGCATCCATGCCTACGAGGAGTTCGCGATGCACGTGCGCGCCGCGCTCGACGGCCCGCCCGAATCGCGCCTCACGCCCGATGACATCAAGGAAGTCATCATGATGGCCGCCATCTACTGCGGCGTGCCGGTGGCCAACCATGCCTTCGGCATCGCCACCGGCATCCTGCGCGAAAAGGGCCTGCTGCCGCCAGCGGCGGCGCAGTGAGCGCGCCGCGCCCCGGGGGCGGCGGCCGCCTTTTTCGGCCCGGCTTCACGCTGCTGCTGCCCCTGCTGCTCGCGGCCCAGCCGGTGGCGACCGACAGCTACCTGCCGGCGCTGCCCGCGATCGCGAACGAGCTCGGCTCGGCCAGCACCAGCCTCACGCTGTTCGTGCTGGCCTTCGGCTGCGCGCAGCTGCTCTGCGGGCCGCTGGCCGACCGCTTCGGCCGCCGGCCGGTGCTGCTCGCGGGGCTGGCCTGCTACGTGGTCGCGGCGCTCGGCGGCGCCTTTGCGCACAGCGTGGCGATGCTCGCGGCCTGCCGCACGCTGCAGGGCTTCTCGATGGCCGCCATCCTGGTCTGCGCGCGCGCCGCGGTGCGCGACCTCTATCCCGCGCACGAAGGGCCGCACGTGATGGCGCGCGGGCTCACGGGCCTGGGCGTGGTGGGGCTGCTCGCGCCGCTCGTCGGCGCATGGCTGGTGCAGGGCGCGGGCTGGCGCTGGGTGATGGGGCTGATGGCGCTCTATGCGCTGGTGCTGTTCGCGCTGTGCTGGCGCGCCTTCGGCGAAACGCGGCAGCCGCTCGCCGAAGGCGCGCCCGCGACGCAGCGCGGCAGCACGCGCGCGGTGTTCGCGAGCCGCAGCTTCCGCGCCTGGGCTTCGGTGGCCGCGGCCACCTACGGCGGGCTGTTCTGCTTCCTGCTGCTCTCGCCGATGGTCTACATCGGCTACCTCGGCTGGTCGCCCGCGTGGTACGGCTGGATTCCCGCGGGCGGCTCGCTGGTCTACATCTTCAGCACCACCATGTGCCGGCGCCTGCTGCGCCGCCACGGACCGGTGCGCACCGTGCAGCTCGGCGCCATGCTGAGCATCGCGGGCGCGGCGATCCAGGCGCTGGGCTGCTGGCTCGCGCCGCAGAGCGCGCTGCCGCTGCTCGCGGGCCATGCGGTCTACTGCCTGGGCCATGGCATCCACCAGCCCTGCGGCCAGGCCGGCGCCGTGGGCGACCTGCCGCATCTTGCCGGCCGCGCCGTCTCGTGGTCGGGTTTCGGCATGATGATGGTGGCTTTCGGCGTCGGCCAGATCGCGGCACAGTTCGTCGACACGGGCTATTCGAACGGCGCGTGGCCGATGGTCGTGCCGATGCTGCTCGCGGGCGGCGTGCTGCTGGCCATCGCGTTCCTGTGGCTGCCGCGCCTCCACCAACCACCCCATCCGACCAGGAAGGAAACACCATGACCCGTTTGAACGTCGTCCGCGAAGGCAGCGGTCCCTTCGTCGTGCTGAGCCATGCGCTCGGCTGCGACCTGCACATGTGGGACGGCGTGGCCGAGCAGCTCGCGCGCGGCCACACCGTGATCCGCTACGACCACCGCAACCATGGCGGCTCCGAAGTCGTGCCGGGCGCGCTGCACGTGGAAACGCTGGCGCAGGACGCGGCCGAGCTGATCCGGCGCGAGGCCGGCGGCGAGCCGGTGCACTTCGTCGGCCTGTCGATGGGCGGCATGACCGCCCAGGCGCTCGCGGTGCGGCATCCCGAGCTGTTGCGCAGCATCGTGATCGCGAACTCGTCGGCCCACTACCCCGACCGCTCGCCATGGCGCGCGCGCGTCGAGACCGTCGCCTCGCAGGGCGTGGCGGCCATCGCGCAGGGCGCGGTGGCACGCTGGCTCACGCCCGGCTACGTGACGACCGGCGAGGGCAAGGCCGCGGCCCAGGCGCTCCACGAGGTGCTGGTGCGCACCGGTCCGCAGGGCTACATCGAGGCCTGCCAGGCGGTGGCGGCGATCGATTTCCGCGACAGCAACCGCCGCATCGCCGTGCCCACGCTGGTGATCGCGGGCGTGCAGGACGAGGCCACGCCGCTCGCGATGTCCGAAGCCATCGCGGCGGCGATTCCTGGTGCACGGCTCGCGACCATCGACGCGGCGCACCTGAGCGCGGTGGAGCGGCCGGTGGAGTTCAGTCAGCTGCTGATCGATTACTGGCGCAGCCTTTGAGGAAACGGCTTCGGGCCACCCGGCCCACGCCTAGGTCTAACCCCTATTACGTCCGAACAGTGCACGTTTGCGTTCGATCATCGAACGCTACATGCATGCGAAGCGTTGTAGCGGGCGCAGGCTGTTCCTACAGTCACGTCCCATGCACCGCGCCATCGCCACCGTCTCCCTCAGCGGCACGCTTCGCCAGAAGCTCGAGGCCGTCGCGGCCGCGGGTTTCCAGGGCATCGAGCTGTTCGAGAGCGACTTCGTCAATTTCAGGGGTTCGGCCGCCGAGCTGCGCCGCATTGCCGCGGACCTGGGCCTTTCGATCGACCTCTACCAGCCGTTCCGCGACTTCGAGGCGATGCCCGAGGCGCAGTTCCGCCGCAGCCTGGATCGCGCCGAGCGCAAGTTCGATCTGATGGCGGCGATGGGCGCGCCGCTGATGCTGTGCTGCTCGAACACCTCGCCGCTCGCCGTCGACGACCCGGCGCTGGCGGCCGCGCAGCTGCACGAACTCGCCGAGCGCGCCGCGCGCCGGGGGCTGCGCGTGGGCTTCGAGGCGCTGGCCTGGGGTCGCTTCACTTCGCGTTACGGCCAGGCCTGGGAGATCGTGCGCCAGGCCGATCATCCCGCGCTCGGGCTGATCCTCGACAGCTTCCACACGCTATCGCTGAAGGACGATCCCGCGAGCATCGCGCGCATCCCGGGCGAGAAGATCTTCTTCCTGCAGATGGCCGATGCGCCGCTGCTCTCGATGGACGTGCTGCAGTGGGCGCGCCACCACCGTTCGTTTCCGGGCCAGGGCGAGCTCGAGGTGATCGGCTTCTTCGAGCAGGTGCTGCGCGCGGGCTATGCCGGGCCGCTGTCGCTCGAGATCTTCAACGACCTGTTCCGCGAGACGCCGAACCGCCGCACCGCGGTGGATGCGATGCGCTCGCTGCTGTACCTCGAGAGCGAGGCGCGGCGCCGGCTCGCGGCCCGCGGCCGTCGAACCGACGCCCGCCGTCGCTCTGTTCGCGCCGCCGCCGGCGCCTGCGCTCTCGGGCCTGTCGTTCATCGAATTCGCGGCCGACGAGGCCGCCGCCGCGACGCTGGGCACGCTGTTCGAGCAGCTCGGCTTCCGCCGCATCGGCCGGCACCGCTCCAAGGCCGTGGCGCTGTACCGCCAGGGCGAGATCAACCTGCTGGTCAATGCCGAGCCCGACTCGTTCGCGCGCGGCCGCTTCGAGGCGCATGGGACTTCGGTCTGCGCGCTCGGCGTGCGCTGCGCCGATCCGCAGGCGGCCGTCGACCGCGCCACCGCGATGTGCTCGCAGCGCCACGACAGCCCCGTGGGACCGGGCGAACTGCGGGTGCCCGCGATCGTGGCGCCGGGCGGCAACCTGATTCACTTCGTCGCCGAGTCGCTCGGGGCGGACGGCCTCTACGAAGCCGACTTCGTGCGCGACGATGCGGCAGAGGTTCGCGGCGCCGGCCTCGTGCGCATCGACCACGTGGCGCTCGGCCTCGCGCTCGACCAGCTCGACACCTGGGTGCTGTTCACGCGCGCGGTGCTCGGCCTCTCGCCTGGCGAGAGCCTGGAGCTGGCCGATCCCTTCGGACTGATCCGCAGCCGCGGCGTCGCCAATGCCGACCGCAGCGTGCGGCTGGTGCTCAACGTCTCGCTGAGCCAGCGCACGCGCACCGCGCGCACCTTGAGCCGCACGGGCGGCGGCGCGGTGCACCACATCGCGCTGGCCTGCGCGGACATCTTCGACACCGTGGCGCAGCTGCGTGCGCGCGGCACGCGCTTCGTGCCGATCTCGGACAACTACTACGACGACCTCGGCACGCGCATCGAACTCGACCCCGCGCTGCTCGCGCGCATGCGCGACGCCGGCGTGCTCTTCGATCGCTCGCCGGCCGGCGACTACCTGCACATCTACACCGAGAGCCTCGACGGCGGGCTCTTCTTCGAACTCGCGCAGCGCACCGCGGGCTACGACGCCTACGGCGCGCTCAATGCCCCCGCGCGCATGGCCTCGCAGGCGCAGGACTGATTTCCTTCTTTCCGTTTTTCTTTCCTCAACCCGGAGACACGCATGGCAAACCCCATGGCCCACGAGCCCCAAGGCCGGCACCAGTCGAAGAAGGCCGCCGCGAGCGGCTGGATCGGCTCGGCGCTCGAGTACTACGACTTCTTCATCTACGCCACCGCGGCGGCGCTGATCTTTCCGCAGATCTTCTTTCCCAAGGGCGATCCGAAGACGGCCATCATCGCCTCGCTCGCGACCTACGGCGTGGGCTACATCGCGCGGCCCATCGGCGCCTTCGTGCTCGGCCACTGGGGCGACACGCACGGGCGCAAGCAGGTGCTGGTGCTGTGCATGTTCCTGATGGGCTTCTCGACCGTGGCCGTCGGGCTGCTGCCGACCTACGACCAGGTCGGCCTGCTGGCGCCTGCGCTGCTGGTGCTGATGCGGCTGATCCAGGGCTTCGCGGTGGCGGGCGAGATCTCGGGCGCGAGCTCGATGATCCTCGAGCACGCGCCCTTCGGCCGGCGCGGCTTCTTCGCGAGCTTCACGCTGCAGGGCGTGCAGGCCGGCCAGATCATGGCCGCGGCCGTGTTCCTGCCGCTCGCGCACTACATGCCCGAGGAGGCCTTCAACTCGTGGGGCTGGCGCATTCCGTTCCTGCTGAGCTTCCTGGTGATCGTCGCGGGCTACATCATCCGCCGCGAGGTCGACGAGACGCCGGCCTTCGCCGAGGTCGACAAGAAGGGCGAGGTGCCCCGTGCGCCGATCATCCAGGCCTTCACCGACAGCTGGCGCGACATGCTGCGCGTGATCTGCATGGCGCTGATGAACGTGATCCCCGTGGTGGCCACCGTGTTCGGCGGCGCCTACGCGGTGCAGGCCGCCTACGGCATCGGCTTCCAGAAGGACGTGTACCTGTGGATTCCGGTGCTCGGCAACATCGTGGCGGTGCTGGTGATCCCGTTCGTGGGCAACCTCTCGGACCGCATCGGCCGCAAGCCGCCGATCATCGTCGGCGCGCTGGCCTCGGGGCTGCTGTCGTTCGTCTACCTGTATGCCATCAGCATCAAGAACGTGCCGCTCGCGATCTGCATGTCACTGCTGATGTGGGGCGTGGTCTACCAGGGCTACAACGCGACCTTCCCGAGCTTCTATCCGGAACTGTTCCGCACCCGCAGCCGGGTCTCGGCCATGGCGGTCTCGCAGAACCTCGGCACCACCGTCACGGCCCTGCTGCCGGCGCTGTTCGCGGCCGTGGCGCCTCCCGGCGCGAACAACATCTGGCTGACCGTGGGCGCGATCACCTTCGCGATCACCGTGCTCGCGGCGCTCGCGGCCATGAGCGCACGCGAAACCTACCGCGTGCACATGAACGACCTGGGCAAGCCGGACGCGGTGCCGGTCGACAAGGCCGAGTACGACCGCCTGCGCGAACAGACGCTGACGGATGCGCGCATGGCACGCGCCGCGGCCTGAATCCCCTGCGCGCACCAAGGCCGGCGGCGTGATGAAGAATGGCGGCATGACCTCCCATCTCAAGATCGACTTCGTCTCCGACGTGGCCTGCCCCTGGTGCGCCGTGGGCCTCGGCTCGCTGGAAGCCGCGCTCCGGCGCGTGGCGCCCGACGTCACGGCCGAACTGCATTTCCAGCCCTTCGAGCTCAATCCGCAGATGCCCCCCGAGGGCCAGGACACCTTCGAGCACCTGAACCAGAAGTACGGTTCCACGCGCGAGCAGCAGGAACAGTCGCGCGAGATGATCCGCGCGCGCGGCGCCGAGGTGGGCTTCGAGTTCCATCCCGAAGGCCGTCCGCGCGTCTACAACACCTTCGATGCGCACCGGCTGCTGCACTGGGCCGGGCTCGAAGATGCGGGCAGGCAGCTGGCGCTCAAGAAGCGGCTGCTCAAGGCCTTCTTCACCGACCGCGAGAATCCTTCCGATCACGCGGTGCTGGTGCGCCTGGCCGGCGAGGTCGGGCTCGACGCCGCGCGGGCGCGCGAGATCCTCGCCAGCGACGAGTTCGCGCAGGAGACCCGCGAACGCGAGCGCATGTACACCGACGCGGGCATCCACTCGGTGCCTGCGATCATCATCAACGACCACCACCTGATCTCGGGCGGCCAGCCGGTCGAGGTGTTCGAGCGCGCGCTGCGGCAGATTGCGGGGGCGCAGCCGAGCGGGGTCGTTTCGGCCTGAGGCGGAGTGGCCGGGTCGCGTCACAGATCGGCTATAACCTCGGCTTCCGTAGTGCCATCCCGGCAAAGGAGTTCCCGATGGATTTGAGTTCCCAGTTCGGCCGCACGGCGTTCGCCCTCTGCGTCGGTGCGCTGCTGTCGGCCGCGGCTTCGGTCAGTGCGGGCGAACTCGCGCACCAGGCGGCAAGCGCGGGCGACGGCGTCGGCGCAGAAACCATCCGGCAGCATCTCGCCAGCACCCTGGCGGAGGACTCGGTGCTGAAGCCGCTTCCGCGCAACAACGCGCGGTACAGCTTCGACGGAAAGGTTCGCACCTATGTCGTGCCGGTTCGCCCGGCCATCGACAACCCGATGACCGGCTATTCGCGCTTCGACAGCAGTTCGTTCCGTCGCGACACTGTGACCACGGAGTTCTCGAACCTCGGCTGGCTCCAGGCGGCGTACAAGCGCCTCGCCGGGGACTGAGGACGACGAGGTGGCGAGGACTGCCGCGCCGCCTGCCGTCCCGAAGCCGCCCGCGATCGACGCCCGGCGTGTCCCCCGCAGCCAGCATGACATAGCGGCATGGATGCAGGCGCTGGACACGCGAAGCGGCGCCTGAACCCGATGCCTCAACCCACCACATCGACACCCCCCAGGGCCGCCCGGGGCCCACTGGCGCTGGCGCGCGTGCTGCACGCCGTGGTCGCGCTTGCGGCGGCTGGGGGTGTGGGGCTCGAGCTCGCGAGCGCGATCCTCCATGGGCCGGGCCTCGCGCCGACGCAGTTCGAGCGACTGGTGCGCCTGTTCAGCTATTTCACGATCGATTCGAACCTGCTGATCGGCGGCGTCTGCGCGCTGCTGGTCTTCCGGCCTGCGCACGACGGCGCGCTGTTCCGCGTGCTGCGGCTCACGGCGCTGCTGTGCATCGCGGTCACGGGCGTCGTGTTCCATGCGCTGCTCACCGGCTTGCGCGAGCTCACGCCGTCGGGGGAACTCGCCAATTTCCTGCTGCACACCGTGACGCCGCTCGGCGCGGTGCTCGGCTGGCTGCTCGTGGGCCCGCGCCCGCGCACCGATCGCGGCACCATCGGCCGCGCGGTGCTGCTGCCCCTGGCCTGGATCGTCTACACCTTCGTGCGCGGCGCGTTCGTCGACTGGTATCCCTATCCCTTCATGGACGTGGCGAGGATCGGTCTCGCGCGCGCCGTGCTCAATTCGGCCGGGGTCGCCGCGGTCTTTCTCGCGATGGCCTTCGGCCTGCGCTGGCTCGAGCGGCGGCTGCCGGCGGCGCCGGCCCCCTGAACGCACCGGGTTTGCCGCTCGTCGCAGAATGGCCGCCGACAAACAGGACCTCCGAATGACCACACTGCAGCAACTCCTCGGCA
It encodes the following:
- a CDS encoding carboxymuconolactone decarboxylase family protein — translated: MTAPEQPGSADYEAGLVNRRRVLGDAWVDRSLANRNAFNAEFQELITRHAWNDIWGRPALGDKTRRFMVLSMMLGIHAYEEFAMHVRAALDGPPESRLTPDDIKEVIMMAAIYCGVPVANHAFGIATGILREKGLLPPAAAQ
- a CDS encoding shikimate dehydrogenase, which produces MSHSINGSTQAYLIPGDPVRNVRLPRMFNAAFERFGIDAVLVPVQVPLRDFAVFFKAAFLARNVLGMVIAPPHKPMAVDLLDGCGLFGRVAGSVNVVRRIENNELEGDLFDGEGLIGALDHYNIPFRGKRVLILGAGVSAAAIGVALAEGGTVDGAEHIAFYDTSAGRAAGVAAKLDAFFDASVTAVESNAPEGYDLVINATPLGLVEGDALPLDVSRMDSHAALFDILLRNQPTPLVQAARARGLNAQAGFEMLIQQMPHYFRYFGHLDAAAAMQADADFLREIIYPSAMRDEIAHPLRYRSANVA
- a CDS encoding alpha/beta fold hydrolase, with the protein product MTRLNVVREGSGPFVVLSHALGCDLHMWDGVAEQLARGHTVIRYDHRNHGGSEVVPGALHVETLAQDAAELIRREAGGEPVHFVGLSMGGMTAQALAVRHPELLRSIVIANSSAHYPDRSPWRARVETVASQGVAAIAQGAVARWLTPGYVTTGEGKAAAQALHEVLVRTGPQGYIEACQAVAAIDFRDSNRRIAVPTLVIAGVQDEATPLAMSEAIAAAIPGARLATIDAAHLSAVERPVEFSQLLIDYWRSL
- a CDS encoding multidrug effflux MFS transporter; protein product: MSAPRPGGGGRLFRPGFTLLLPLLLAAQPVATDSYLPALPAIANELGSASTSLTLFVLAFGCAQLLCGPLADRFGRRPVLLAGLACYVVAALGGAFAHSVAMLAACRTLQGFSMAAILVCARAAVRDLYPAHEGPHVMARGLTGLGVVGLLAPLVGAWLVQGAGWRWVMGLMALYALVLFALCWRAFGETRQPLAEGAPATQRGSTRAVFASRSFRAWASVAAATYGGLFCFLLLSPMVYIGYLGWSPAWYGWIPAGGSLVYIFSTTMCRRLLRRHGPVRTVQLGAMLSIAGAAIQALGCWLAPQSALPLLAGHAVYCLGHGIHQPCGQAGAVGDLPHLAGRAVSWSGFGMMMVAFGVGQIAAQFVDTGYSNGAWPMVVPMLLAGGVLLAIAFLWLPRLHQPPHPTRKETP
- a CDS encoding shikimate dehydrogenase produces the protein MLSGKTTLIAHLGYPTEAFKAPMIYNPWFEKQGIDAMVVPMGVKPEDYAASLAQIFRFSNLRGALVTMPHKVTTMALVDEVTPTARIAGACNAILRRPDGTLLGDQFDGAGFVRGVERKGRLFKGTRVLVSGAGGVGSAIAASIAAAGAAELMLFDANPASAEALAARLREHHPQMKVATGAKDPAGFDVIVNATPLGMKDDDPLPFDVDRIDPGTFVGEVVMKTEYTPLLQAAKAKGCAVQVGTDMLFEMIPAYLEFFGFGTASPDELRAVARLSY
- a CDS encoding tripartite tricarboxylate transporter substrate binding protein translates to MPHPFTDHLFHDASPTRRRWLQQGSALALGGLLPPLASAQAAWPSKSVRFVVPFAPGGSSEIVARSTAAELSRTLGQSVFVDNKPGAAGNIAMSEVARANDQHTLILGHIGTLAVNPYIFPKLPYDPNKDFKPVSLLAKVPSLYVVHPDVPAQNLKEFIAYAKSKPGKLSYGSAGNGSAGHLAFEYLKMTAGVFMLHVPYRGTGPMVTDLLSGRLDASAIGAAAIIPFIKAGKVRCIATGSARRLAQLPDVPTVAEQGFPGFEMTQWYGMLAPASIEPAHLAKLSTETMKAVKSPDAMQRLTADAAEAVGGTPEQFAQFIAAEQARWQKVIARANIKPD
- a CDS encoding IclR family transcriptional regulator C-terminal domain-containing protein; its protein translation is MAKPPADDAPPPAGLDKRDWIAGLERGVSIIEAFDDAHPRLTASQAGERTGMTRTAARRYLLTLQHMGYVASDGKLFWLTPRVLRLGQSYLESARLPRVVQPFLQRVAAGTNEIAYLSVMDGDEVVYIARNGPNRSMSTGYVLGARVPAQVTASGMLMLALRSEAEIADWLATRQLTVFTSHTIASMERMKLELARIRAQGWALSEQQLDLNSRGIAVPLRDRHGTLVGALNITMPMGHESSEDAVARVLPVLRETAQAMRNLI